A single window of Nicotiana sylvestris chromosome 3, ASM39365v2, whole genome shotgun sequence DNA harbors:
- the LOC138887454 gene encoding uncharacterized protein yields MPYYPVGNGQTESTNKVIINNLKKLLEESKGNWPEVLPGVLWAYRTTAKTSTGETPFSLVYGAETLIPVEIGEPSTRFTQAIKESNDKEMRLNLDLLEGRREAALIRMAAQKQVIERYYNRKARLRFFKIGDFVLKKENEHINWRQWMERYYLHIGMLFT; encoded by the exons atGCCTTATTATCCAGTGGGTAATGGGCAAACAGAatcaacaaacaaagtcattatcaacaatttaaagaaactaTTAGAAGAGTCAAAAGGGAATTGGCCAGAAGtgctacctggtgttttatgggcatatcgtacAACGGCGAAAACAAGtacgggagaaacaccattttcgttGGTTTATGGAGCAGAAACTTTAATTCCCGTTGAGATAGGGGAGCCAAGTACAAGGTTCACGCAGGCGATAAAAGAGTCCAATGACAAGGAGATGCGTTTAAATCTTGATTTACTCGAAGGAAGGAGAGAAGCTgcactaataagaatggcagcacaaaagcaggtcatagaacgatactataataggaaagcacgcctcaggttcttcaaaattggggacttcgtgcttaaaaag GAAAATGAGCATATAaactggagacaatggatggaaagatactaccttcacattggaatgctgttcacttga